In Haloarcula hispanica ATCC 33960, one DNA window encodes the following:
- a CDS encoding sulfurtransferase TusA family protein — MANHEPTQMLGVTGENCPMPVVKAKQTIDELSSGEKASTDVLKHYVRTTMTTGPQQAATADILPDYDWRNSDNSVDSALAAQHTTDSNLQSLIFHS; from the coding sequence ATGGCCAACCACGAACCTACTCAGATGCTGGGTGTCACCGGGGAGAACTGTCCGATGCCGGTCGTCAAGGCGAAACAAACCATTGACGAGCTATCGTCGGGTGAAAAAGCGAGCACGGACGTTCTCAAGCACTACGTCCGCACAACGATGACTACGGGACCTCAACAGGCGGCTACGGCAGATATACTACCTGACTATGACTGGAGAAATTCTGACAATAGTGTCGACTCGGCGCTGGCCGCCCAGCACACGACCGACTCGAATCTCCAGTCGCTCATCTTCCACTCATGA
- a CDS encoding DUF2270 domain-containing protein — protein sequence MTRVSNKDVDATDSTHREVGEGLLEEDMGPSSAMAHLYRGEIHRMKFWRERLDRTTNWAVLVISAILTWAFSRPDIPHYILLIGTATLAVFLFIEARRYRGYDIWRSRVRTLQANVFAYGLDPAAGVADPDWRKSLSADYRQPTIKISTEEAIAHRLRRVYLPLFTVLLTAWLIRITVFSSGSWTDSAAIGMLPGVVVIGTVGLLYAAAIVVAVRPRTWHAKGELRSEDLRQ from the coding sequence ATGACACGGGTCTCAAACAAGGACGTCGACGCGACCGACTCGACACATCGGGAAGTCGGCGAGGGCCTGCTAGAGGAGGATATGGGTCCGAGTTCAGCCATGGCCCATCTTTACCGCGGCGAGATCCATCGGATGAAGTTCTGGCGCGAGCGCCTCGACCGGACAACCAACTGGGCAGTGTTGGTAATCTCTGCAATCCTTACGTGGGCCTTTTCGCGGCCGGACATTCCGCATTACATCCTCTTGATCGGAACGGCCACGCTTGCAGTGTTTCTGTTCATTGAGGCCAGGCGATACCGAGGTTACGATATCTGGCGCAGCCGAGTTAGAACACTGCAAGCAAACGTCTTCGCCTACGGGTTAGACCCCGCTGCAGGCGTGGCCGATCCGGACTGGCGCAAGTCACTGAGTGCCGATTACCGACAGCCGACGATCAAAATCAGCACGGAAGAAGCTATCGCGCACCGACTCCGACGAGTGTACCTGCCGCTTTTCACTGTCTTACTAACCGCCTGGCTCATACGAATTACCGTGTTCAGTTCCGGTTCGTGGACAGATAGCGCTGCTATCGGTATGCTTCCCGGCGTCGTCGTCATCGGCACTGTCGGACTACTATACGCCGCTGCAATCGTAGTCGCCGTCCGCCCCAGAACATGGCACGCAAAAGGAGAGCTTCGGTCCGAAGATCTCCGCCAATAG
- a CDS encoding chromosome partition protein has translation MTTLARNISSWLLVATVVATSGTVGTTVAFQDSAQDIQTENEALHAENEELREQLNETREDRKAEKSRAENLNKQLETRNEDVDTLLSELERKEKMLNASQARLAESRENQAGMSRSEMEKRLDYLCAQPENIDRFGCQEFGPDE, from the coding sequence GTGACCACGCTTGCACGCAATATCAGTTCCTGGCTACTCGTCGCTACTGTGGTGGCCACCAGTGGGACAGTCGGGACAACAGTTGCATTTCAGGATTCTGCACAGGACATACAAACAGAGAACGAAGCCCTCCACGCTGAAAACGAGGAATTGCGTGAACAACTGAACGAGACCCGGGAAGACCGAAAAGCGGAAAAATCCCGTGCTGAAAACCTCAACAAACAGTTAGAAACACGCAACGAGGACGTAGACACACTTCTTTCGGAACTAGAAAGGAAAGAAAAGATGTTAAATGCCAGCCAAGCCCGGCTCGCGGAATCCCGAGAAAACCAAGCGGGCATGTCACGGTCCGAAATGGAAAAACGGCTCGATTATCTCTGTGCACAGCCAGAGAACATTGACCGATTTGGTTGCCAGGAGTTCGGTCCCGATGAGTGA
- a CDS encoding tyrosine-type recombinase/integrase — protein sequence MTETRYSTMDLADCESFYHETVVPTMETDGLDPTAETPTYTWLNGQFPGFVKHLQRRFDLSPGQFYDEIGVPEATTTSGSFDFLSVNTQRAIEGYLEELSTRRGRADATIDTRRSILRRYAKVYTNIHDTKDLLAPLENPDERVAEMDRVAATFDALDQLDDALTTLASRRKYVQDTRQFYKHLVMFGNAAYNPLADLEIRFGWDRTPSWDNKALDRTAVQRLYGAASELRDRFIVVACCGWGLRPSEVASLHIRQLNLDPDDDSHPYIEFGDGERKNGPGTVALLAGLETVERRIETLADPEWSGYLLPSPSAATGHLTAETVRRRFKSVAEAADVTVDGDTPTPKTGRRFWYTTYGAAVRRVAERFEDVAAEQGSASAQVVLDNYLSESEARSHRRAEMRETLAGLFVE from the coding sequence ATGACTGAAACTCGCTACTCAACGATGGACTTAGCCGACTGCGAGTCTTTCTATCACGAAACCGTCGTACCGACGATGGAAACCGACGGGCTGGACCCGACCGCTGAAACCCCCACGTACACCTGGCTGAACGGACAGTTCCCGGGATTCGTAAAGCATCTCCAACGGCGATTCGACCTGTCCCCGGGGCAGTTCTACGACGAGATCGGAGTCCCAGAAGCCACGACGACATCAGGATCATTTGACTTCCTCTCTGTCAACACCCAGCGGGCCATCGAGGGGTACCTCGAGGAACTTTCGACTCGACGTGGGCGTGCTGACGCGACAATCGACACACGGCGGTCGATTCTACGACGCTACGCGAAAGTATATACCAATATCCACGATACGAAAGATTTGCTCGCACCGCTGGAGAATCCCGACGAACGCGTTGCAGAGATGGATCGGGTAGCGGCGACGTTTGATGCGCTGGACCAACTGGACGATGCCCTGACGACGCTTGCGTCACGGCGTAAATACGTTCAGGACACGCGGCAGTTCTACAAACACCTGGTGATGTTCGGAAACGCCGCGTACAATCCACTGGCTGACCTCGAAATCCGGTTTGGATGGGATAGAACCCCGTCCTGGGACAACAAAGCACTCGATAGAACCGCCGTCCAACGCTTGTATGGAGCAGCGAGTGAGCTACGGGATCGATTCATCGTGGTCGCATGCTGCGGTTGGGGGCTTCGCCCGAGTGAAGTCGCATCGCTACATATTCGACAGCTCAACCTCGATCCGGACGATGACTCGCATCCGTACATAGAGTTCGGTGACGGCGAGCGGAAAAATGGTCCTGGGACCGTGGCTCTCCTGGCCGGTCTGGAGACGGTAGAACGCCGTATAGAGACGCTTGCCGATCCAGAGTGGAGTGGCTACCTCTTGCCCTCTCCGTCCGCAGCCACTGGCCATCTAACCGCCGAAACCGTCCGACGACGGTTCAAATCAGTGGCTGAGGCCGCAGATGTCACTGTCGACGGCGACACGCCAACGCCAAAAACCGGCCGTCGATTCTGGTACACTACGTACGGCGCTGCTGTCAGGCGGGTTGCGGAACGGTTCGAAGACGTCGCAGCGGAGCAGGGCTCGGCGTCTGCACAAGTCGTACTCGATAACTACCTCTCGGAGTCTGAAGCCCGGTCTCACCGGCGGGCGGAGATGCGCGAGACGCTCGCAGGGCTGTTCGTCGAGTAG
- a CDS encoding ParA family protein, with translation MLTYTVYSEAGGVGKTTMAANLAVADARAGHDVLAIDMDPQEGSLSFLFDVADRRTDSEADSLVRHLVERPRGPFADLIETSEGVDVLPAHNSLEVLSKHLRRREEEAADFGENWNPNVQLLRVLKDAGVPSEYDTVIIDPPATADVKLYNALHATRNLVIPFEPSGKGQQSVEGLADLVTGLEDTLDINVGVLAAVPNRFKGTNDQEEMLKRLRAESYDIPVVFRERTSLLEGCWRKQCSAFKYIEEHRSRERDYEIETLEQFEELAAHLRQTREQEATA, from the coding sequence ATGCTGACCTACACCGTGTACAGCGAGGCCGGCGGTGTCGGCAAGACAACGATGGCGGCGAACCTCGCCGTCGCCGACGCCCGGGCTGGTCACGACGTACTGGCAATCGATATGGATCCACAGGAGGGGAGCCTCTCGTTCCTGTTCGACGTCGCGGACCGCCGAACGGACTCGGAGGCCGACAGTTTAGTACGACACCTCGTCGAACGGCCACGCGGGCCGTTCGCTGACCTCATTGAGACCTCAGAGGGTGTCGATGTCCTTCCCGCACACAACTCTCTGGAAGTGCTCTCGAAACACCTTCGGCGTCGCGAGGAGGAAGCGGCGGACTTCGGTGAGAACTGGAACCCGAACGTCCAGCTCCTTCGTGTGCTAAAGGACGCGGGCGTTCCGTCTGAGTACGACACTGTCATCATCGACCCGCCTGCGACCGCGGACGTAAAACTGTACAACGCATTGCACGCGACGCGGAACCTCGTTATCCCGTTTGAACCCAGCGGGAAAGGCCAACAGTCCGTCGAGGGCCTCGCAGACCTCGTGACCGGGCTTGAAGACACGCTAGATATCAACGTGGGCGTGTTAGCTGCTGTACCGAATCGGTTCAAAGGGACCAACGATCAAGAGGAGATGCTCAAACGGCTCCGTGCGGAGTCGTACGATATACCTGTCGTGTTCCGGGAGCGGACGTCCTTGCTTGAAGGCTGTTGGCGCAAACAGTGTTCAGCGTTCAAATACATTGAAGAACACCGGAGTCGGGAACGTGACTACGAAATCGAAACGCTGGAGC